The window TTTCATCGTAAATTTTCATAAGCTTTTCTGTTTCTTCATCATTCCCTACCCATAAATAATCAGACTGAACATGTAGTGTTCCCCCTTTATTTAACCTTCTTTCACATACAGTTGTATACCAGTATTCAAATGCTAAAGCTTCTAATGAATATATTTCATTAAGTTCATTTATTCCAAATTCACCTAAGAAAATACCATATAAGTTTTTTGGGAGGAAGTCACCTATGTTAGCCTGCCTGATTGCTTCTAAATAATTTCCAGATGCTACCTTACTTATATCGATAGGCTTTTTTGCTGTACCATATACAAGTTCTGAATTTGTATATGATTTGCCATACTTAAAAAAAGCTGTTTCTAATATATTTCTATAAAGCCAAACTGTTACACTTGATTCATTTCTGAACGATGCTATAGGTCCAATTCTTCTATATAAATGAAGCCAATAGTAAGTGCTTTTTTCCGATATTACTGATTTCATTTTATCCTCAAGAAGTGTTTGGAGCTCGTGAATAATCTCTAAAGCATCATCCGAATTAGCGAATGGACTTTTTTCAAAATACTTAAATGTTATGAATTTAACAGTTTTTCTACTTAATTTCAGTCTTTCTTTTCGGTTGAAACGTCTTCTCAAATACATGAATAATATATTGTGATAATCAATATGAAAGTTATTGTCATTCAAAAATATTTCCTCCCTCCTAATAAAAACGAGAAACCAACCATTCGTATTTAAATAATTTTTAGGGAATGTCTGTTCACAAAAAAGAAGCAAACAACTTAATGTAAGTTTAAATATAATTTCCAGAAAATACAATACCATGACTTAAATGTTTATAACTATGGAATAATATAAATCACCTTAACTGATACTATATATAGTGTGTTTATGGAAAAAGTAGCACAATATATTGCGCTAATATTCAGAATTTTGTTATAATTAATAATAAGATCTTGTTGAAAGTAGGTGATTTATTTGTCAAAAAGAAAGATGGGTTGGTCAGAAAAGAAAATTGAACGTTATATAAGTGAAGGTAGAGGTCAGGGTGAATTAAAAGATTATAAACCGTGGCTAACAACACAAAGCTTTTCCACTAAAGGAAATAGCCCTCGATTGCATGGTTGGAAGACAGACAGGATGCATGAATACTTTTCAGACTTAGAAAAGTTTTATTTTTTCATCCTAGAATGGTCAGAAAAGGTAATAGATATAAGAGAACAATATCCAATCCTAGATAGAGCAATGACTGCTGATATTGCAGCAGAGTTAGGAGCAAAGCATCCATGTGATCATAGTACGGATTGTTTTATACCATTTACTACTGATTTTATGATAACTGTTGTTTCTAGAGGTAAGAAAACCTTTTTGGCTAGACAAGTAAAACCTAGTTCACAACTTGAAGACCCTAGGGTAATTGAGAAGTTTGAGATTGAGGCGGAGTATTGGTATCAGAAAGGTATAAATTGGGCAATTGTTACTGAAAAAGATATTTCAACCCCTTTAGCTAAGAACATTATGAATGTGCATAAATATTTTCATTTAGAAAACCAGGAGCACGAAGAGGATGCACAAAGACTTGTAAAATATTTAGTTGAAAAGAAAAACACTAATGGG of the Halalkalibacillus sediminis genome contains:
- a CDS encoding TnsA endonuclease N-terminal domain-containing protein yields the protein MIYLSKRKMGWSEKKIERYISEGRGQGELKDYKPWLTTQSFSTKGNSPRLHGWKTDRMHEYFSDLEKFYFFILEWSEKVIDIREQYPILDRAMTADIAAELGAKHPCDHSTDCFIPFTTDFMITVVSRGKKTFLARQVKPSSQLEDPRVIEKFEIEAEYWYQKGINWAIVTEKDISTPLAKNIMNVHKYFHLENQEHEEDAQRLVKYLVEKKNTNGYWNLIDLADQFDELNNSSMGTSLNYIRHLIATKKISIDMYKNFVPRNVLLEEVEIPDQVLYKGEINNGFIS